A window from Candidatus Bathyarchaeota archaeon encodes these proteins:
- a CDS encoding carbohydrate-binding domain-containing protein produces the protein MNKTRLILVAVCACLILSIAAYELVNSFANSNNGESDSTGNQDQSTATPTGTTDQSGTQATPTATPTTNSNTGSQTSGTDTTTTTTTHEEDHEDAADYVYDESQVVNITLNSNSITADASTVTIDGSTATITSAGAYKISGTLTNGQIIVNSADKGTVQLILSNVDVTCSNSAPIYIVDAKKTVIILDDGTTNTIKDTRTATTTDLNAAIYCTSDLTIYGTGALTVQGIDDGITSKDGLILKSGTITVNAGNDGIRGKDYVIVKDGKITISCSDNGLLSDNADNATRGYIDIQNGNLAISSNGDAISAATDVTITGGQITASTAGGSSGSTSTSAKAIKGLSSVTISSGTFTLNSADDAIHSNGTVTISGGTFSISTGDDAIHADSAITINGGTINIAKSYEGIESVIITINGGNIHLIASDDGINGAGGNDNSGTQPGPGMGGPGGGDGFTNSGNCALYINGGYIYVDAGGDGIDVNGAVTMTAGTVLVNGPTDNGNGALDFSSFKMTGGYLVAAGSSGMAQALSSTSTQCSVLVNFRNSYSAGTLIHIESSSGSNIVTFKPTKVYQSIVVCSPAMNTGTTYNVYIGGSSTGTPQDGLYTGGTYSGGTQYTSFTATSTVTAVYR, from the coding sequence ATGAACAAAACACGATTGATATTAGTTGCCGTATGCGCTTGCCTAATACTATCCATTGCAGCCTACGAATTAGTAAACTCCTTTGCCAACAGCAACAACGGCGAATCCGATTCAACAGGCAACCAAGATCAATCAACCGCCACGCCAACAGGCACCACCGACCAATCTGGAACCCAAGCCACGCCTACAGCTACGCCGACGACCAATTCAAACACCGGTAGCCAAACCTCAGGCACCGACACCACCACTACGACGACTACACATGAAGAAGACCACGAAGACGCAGCAGACTACGTCTACGACGAAAGCCAAGTAGTAAACATAACCCTAAATTCCAATTCAATAACCGCCGACGCATCCACCGTAACCATCGATGGCTCAACAGCAACAATAACCTCAGCGGGAGCATACAAAATCAGCGGCACCCTCACAAACGGACAAATAATCGTTAACAGCGCAGACAAAGGCACCGTTCAACTCATTTTAAGCAACGTCGATGTCACCTGCTCAAATAGCGCCCCCATCTACATAGTCGACGCCAAAAAAACAGTCATAATACTGGACGACGGAACAACAAACACGATAAAAGATACCCGCACCGCAACCACAACAGACCTCAACGCAGCCATATACTGCACAAGCGACCTCACAATCTACGGCACAGGCGCCCTAACAGTCCAAGGCATAGATGATGGAATAACAAGCAAAGACGGATTAATCCTCAAAAGTGGAACAATCACTGTAAACGCAGGCAATGACGGCATACGCGGAAAAGACTACGTCATAGTCAAAGACGGAAAAATCACCATTAGCTGCAGCGACAACGGTTTACTATCAGACAACGCCGATAACGCAACAAGAGGCTACATCGACATCCAAAACGGCAACCTAGCAATCAGCAGCAACGGCGACGCAATATCAGCAGCAACAGACGTTACCATAACTGGCGGACAAATAACGGCATCAACCGCCGGAGGCAGCAGCGGCAGCACTAGCACATCTGCAAAAGCAATCAAAGGACTATCCTCTGTAACGATTTCAAGCGGAACCTTCACCCTAAACTCCGCAGATGACGCCATCCACTCAAACGGAACCGTAACCATCAGCGGCGGAACATTTTCCATATCTACAGGAGACGACGCTATACACGCAGACTCAGCAATCACAATCAACGGCGGAACCATTAACATAGCAAAATCCTATGAAGGCATAGAAAGCGTCATCATCACCATAAACGGCGGAAACATCCACTTAATCGCAAGCGACGACGGCATAAACGGCGCAGGAGGCAACGACAACTCTGGAACCCAGCCAGGCCCAGGAATGGGTGGTCCAGGTGGCGGAGACGGTTTCACGAACAGCGGCAACTGTGCACTCTACATAAACGGCGGCTACATATACGTGGATGCTGGTGGAGACGGCATAGACGTTAACGGCGCAGTAACCATGACGGCTGGAACCGTTCTCGTAAACGGACCAACCGACAACGGCAACGGCGCACTAGACTTCAGCTCCTTCAAGATGACGGGAGGCTACTTGGTCGCAGCTGGCAGTTCAGGCATGGCTCAAGCCCTAAGCAGTACCTCCACACAGTGCTCAGTGCTTGTCAACTTTAGAAACAGCTACTCAGCTGGCACATTGATCCACATCGAAAGCTCATCTGGCAGCAACATCGTCACCTTCAAACCAACCAAAGTCTATCAATCCATAGTCGTCTGTTCCCCCGCAATGAACACAGGCACAACATACAACGTCTACATAGGCGGCAGCTCAACAGGCACACCTCAAGACGGCTTATACACTGGCGGCACCTACTCGGGCGGCACACAATACACAAGTTTCACAGCAACAAGCACAGTAACGGCAGTCTACCGTTAA
- a CDS encoding polyphosphate polymerase domain-containing protein, translating to MSVRRRELKYAIDQLEYQVLRSKLATILKPDPNMRKSNYVIRSLYFDDLSNTAFWEKESGEFHRKKYRLRIYNLDDSLIKFERKSKDGSYVYKETTLVTRENADRLIAGDYSFIAHTDNAILRDFYAEASCKLMRPVVIVEYDREAYQQPIGRVRVTFDKRLRTSVTAKDFFDPHATLMSALDQPNIVLEVKYTEVLPTYLKGLFPDTIKPQLAIGKFSICREQQMCQTGYP from the coding sequence ATGTCTGTTAGAAGACGAGAACTGAAGTACGCCATTGACCAATTAGAATACCAAGTTTTAAGAAGTAAACTAGCAACCATTTTGAAGCCTGACCCCAACATGCGTAAAAGCAACTACGTGATAAGAAGTCTCTACTTTGATGACCTTTCAAACACGGCTTTTTGGGAGAAAGAATCAGGCGAATTCCACAGAAAAAAGTACAGGCTCCGCATCTACAATCTTGATGATTCTCTGATAAAGTTCGAACGAAAAAGCAAAGATGGCAGTTACGTATACAAGGAAACAACCCTTGTAACTCGTGAAAACGCCGACCGCTTAATAGCTGGAGACTACAGTTTCATAGCACACACAGACAACGCGATTTTGAGGGATTTCTATGCAGAGGCTTCCTGTAAACTTATGCGGCCCGTAGTTATTGTAGAGTACGACCGCGAAGCGTATCAACAGCCCATCGGTAGAGTCAGAGTCACTTTTGACAAACGATTGCGAACCAGCGTGACTGCTAAAGACTTTTTTGACCCCCACGCTACTCTAATGAGTGCTCTAGACCAGCCGAATATAGTGTTAGAAGTCAAATACACCGAGGTATTACCCACTTACCTCAAGGGGCTGTTTCCAGATACGATTAAGCCGCAGTTGGCTATCGGAAAGTTTTCTATCTGCAGAGAACAACAAATGTGCCAAACAGGTTACCCATAA
- a CDS encoding DUF4956 domain-containing protein — protein MDLQQLWSDFISASTSYESITVDRVILALLFSFAINMLIFYIYRRTFKGVIYNRQFNIGLVLTGLVVTLVVLPISSNVALSLGMVGALSIVRFRTAIKDPKDIVFTFWTIAVGIICGAGLYMIAIVGVPIIAGMLFILERTRFHGPEPYLLVVHYKSEAEAAVQAALPKHKIRSRTVNSDGVELMGEVRMNNSEIPKVDELLKIEGVKDAAVVSYTADNA, from the coding sequence ATGGATTTACAGCAGCTATGGTCAGATTTCATAAGCGCCTCAACAAGCTATGAATCGATTACGGTAGATAGAGTCATCTTAGCGTTGCTTTTCTCATTCGCAATCAACATGCTGATTTTCTATATTTACCGAAGAACCTTCAAAGGCGTCATCTATAACCGCCAATTCAACATAGGCTTAGTCCTCACAGGTTTAGTTGTGACTTTGGTGGTGTTGCCCATCAGCTCCAACGTCGCCCTCTCATTAGGCATGGTTGGCGCATTGAGCATTGTGCGTTTTCGAACAGCCATCAAAGACCCCAAAGATATAGTGTTCACGTTTTGGACCATAGCCGTAGGAATAATCTGTGGTGCAGGACTGTACATGATTGCCATAGTGGGCGTCCCCATAATCGCGGGCATGCTCTTCATATTAGAACGCACACGATTCCACGGACCAGAACCCTACCTTCTGGTAGTTCACTATAAAAGTGAAGCAGAAGCCGCCGTTCAAGCTGCCCTCCCAAAGCATAAGATTCGTTCTCGAACGGTAAACAGTGACGGCGTCGAATTGATGGGAGAAGTCAGAATGAACAATAGCGAGATTCCAAAGGTTGATGAACTCTTAAAAATTGAAGGCGTAAAAGATGCGGCTGTTGTAAGCTACACCGCTGATAACGCCTAA